One Nonomuraea africana DNA segment encodes these proteins:
- a CDS encoding DUF4145 domain-containing protein: MYQYDGAGHGDVRHFEYKDRADPEAHMSIRCGNCGDQVGAAVIASAPEHATGFPWVHWLRCPTCHLGMVVNQRRYQYPNVVPGSQLQGLPKAVADAYSEARQAAGANCYTSCELMCRKILMYVAVDKGEPAGKPFVQYLTALENLGYITPPMKKWVDMIRQHGNHATHELPTPDRSRAEMTLSFTEQLLRMVYEMEYLANSFTAPAASAPVSGQGGIPPVSGGTFP, translated from the coding sequence GTGTACCAGTACGACGGCGCTGGGCACGGAGACGTGCGTCATTTCGAATACAAGGACAGGGCCGACCCCGAAGCTCACATGAGCATCAGATGCGGCAACTGTGGCGACCAGGTGGGCGCGGCTGTGATCGCCAGTGCGCCGGAGCATGCCACCGGCTTTCCGTGGGTGCATTGGCTGCGGTGCCCGACATGCCACCTGGGGATGGTGGTCAACCAACGCCGCTATCAGTACCCGAACGTCGTGCCCGGATCGCAACTCCAGGGACTTCCGAAGGCGGTAGCGGATGCCTATTCGGAGGCACGGCAAGCGGCCGGCGCCAACTGCTATACGTCGTGCGAGCTCATGTGTCGCAAGATCCTTATGTATGTGGCCGTGGATAAGGGCGAGCCAGCTGGTAAGCCGTTCGTGCAGTACCTGACGGCGCTGGAGAACCTCGGCTACATCACTCCGCCGATGAAGAAGTGGGTGGACATGATCCGCCAGCACGGCAACCACGCGACGCACGAGCTGCCCACGCCCGACCGGAGCCGGGCCGAGATGACCTTGAGCTTCACCGAACAGTTGCTCCGCATGGTCTACGAGATGGAGTACCTCGCCAACAGCTTCACCGCTCCTGCAGCATCCGCTCCAGTAAGCGGTCAGGGCGGCATTCCCCCCGTGAGCGGCGGCACCTTCCCGTAG
- a CDS encoding helix-turn-helix domain-containing protein has translation MATLAERLAEALQERGYSDRGAARELRRRGASITHAYIGQLRKGDKTNPSLEHLQALADLLGTSIDWLTGRDSVPETEDGEGERQQREDVRRGLEELGVTNIAQRMNGLSPLSLSAVAQMVEAMRAAESLDEEDDFENL, from the coding sequence GTGGCGACTCTGGCCGAGAGGCTGGCAGAGGCGTTGCAGGAAAGGGGGTATTCCGATCGCGGCGCAGCTCGGGAGTTACGTCGACGCGGAGCGTCGATCACGCACGCCTACATTGGGCAACTGCGCAAGGGCGACAAGACCAACCCGTCGCTGGAGCACCTGCAGGCGCTAGCCGATCTGCTCGGCACGAGCATCGACTGGCTGACCGGCCGGGACTCGGTCCCAGAGACGGAGGACGGCGAGGGCGAACGGCAGCAGCGTGAGGACGTACGGCGGGGCCTGGAGGAGCTCGGCGTGACGAACATCGCGCAGAGGATGAATGGCTTGTCACCGTTGTCGCTGTCTGCGGTTGCGCAGATGGTGGAGGCGATGCGCGCGGCCGAATCCCTTGACGAGGAAGACGATTTCGAGAACCTCTGA
- a CDS encoding MAB_1171c family putative transporter: MTLVDWIALILLWGAAISRIRPAVTSYSQRMLWAAFTGLALSRVFTAAPIVAWLDATTGMEVATLARHITGLASATCLLAYVEVITRRDLPSRARWIWPTALIVISVLTTMFILRGGRIYWVDGAHAPAGGTSTAGRAYLAVFDGWLIICLAAAGVMFARFLRVAPPLLRVGLALSTMGMAAGVINRGQVMVVNVAHLINSDTTWGEWSVLGRTSFLLCIVGITAGTSIPAYRALKARMRLARDLSELRPLWQALVDQYPGISLGMKGTLGARRVRRVLEIRDGMLSLTSVEEPPATEEPREVAAWVAEALAVARAGRAPGVPSGKIPGPDFAGDVEMETVWLRAVAAQFKLERAAQRVR; this comes from the coding sequence ATGACCCTTGTCGATTGGATCGCGCTCATCCTGCTGTGGGGCGCCGCGATCTCCCGAATCCGCCCGGCCGTGACCTCCTACTCGCAGAGGATGCTGTGGGCGGCGTTCACAGGCCTGGCCTTATCCAGGGTGTTCACCGCTGCCCCGATCGTGGCCTGGCTTGACGCGACGACCGGCATGGAGGTGGCCACCCTGGCCCGCCACATCACCGGCCTCGCATCCGCGACCTGCCTCCTCGCCTACGTGGAGGTCATCACCCGCCGCGACCTTCCCTCTCGCGCCCGCTGGATCTGGCCCACCGCCCTCATTGTGATCAGCGTCCTGACCACCATGTTCATCCTGCGAGGCGGCCGAATCTACTGGGTGGACGGCGCCCACGCCCCCGCCGGCGGCACGTCGACCGCGGGCCGCGCCTACCTTGCCGTGTTCGACGGCTGGCTCATCATCTGCCTGGCCGCGGCCGGGGTGATGTTCGCCCGGTTCCTGCGGGTCGCGCCACCGCTCCTGCGCGTCGGCCTGGCCCTGTCCACGATGGGCATGGCGGCCGGGGTCATCAACCGTGGCCAGGTGATGGTGGTGAACGTCGCCCACCTGATCAACTCGGACACCACGTGGGGGGAGTGGTCTGTGCTGGGCCGGACGAGCTTCCTGCTGTGCATCGTCGGTATCACGGCGGGAACCTCCATCCCGGCCTACCGGGCGCTGAAGGCTCGCATGCGGCTTGCCCGCGATCTGTCGGAGCTGCGGCCCCTATGGCAGGCGCTCGTCGACCAGTACCCCGGCATCTCGCTCGGTATGAAGGGCACCCTCGGCGCTCGCCGGGTACGGCGCGTCCTCGAAATCCGCGACGGCATGCTGTCTCTCACCTCCGTCGAGGAGCCGCCGGCCACAGAGGAGCCGCGCGAGGTGGCCGCGTGGGTCGCCGAGGCGCTGGCCGTCGCCCGTGCGGGTCGCGCCCCGGGTGTTCCTTCTGGGAAGATCCCTGGGCCCGATTTCGCCGGCGATGTGGAGATGGAGACGGTATGGCTGCGCGCGGTGGCGGCACAGTTCAAGCTGGAGAGAGCCGCGCAGCGCGTGCGGTGA
- a CDS encoding peptidoglycan-binding domain-containing protein, with amino-acid sequence MATSAPATWSRPLVYVKGRQVMRGPDVEAWQARLSQLGYTVTVDGRYGPATAAATRELQAHRGLLVTGCVDKTTHANGGRDLVLTDEGLLLEEGAHNGAGAG; translated from the coding sequence ATGGCCACCAGCGCACCCGCTACCTGGTCGCGGCCCCTCGTCTACGTGAAGGGCAGGCAGGTCATGCGCGGTCCTGACGTCGAAGCCTGGCAGGCCCGCCTCAGTCAGCTCGGCTACACGGTCACCGTCGACGGCCGGTACGGGCCCGCCACGGCGGCCGCCACTCGCGAGCTCCAGGCCCACCGCGGGCTGCTCGTCACCGGCTGCGTGGATAAAACCACCCACGCGAACGGCGGCCGTGATCTCGTCCTTACGGACGAAGGTCTGCTCCTCGAGGAGGGCGCCCACAATGGGGCAGGCGCTGGGTGA
- a CDS encoding N-acetylmuramoyl-L-alanine amidase, with amino-acid sequence MAIDLITRNEWNARRPKGAYTPINSTRGAKVHYTGGVVPASIVHDHAICVRLVQGFQNHHMDGNGWMDLAYSMAACPHRKVFEGRGPHKLTAANGAGLNSQHYSVLALVGSSGFTQPNPGLLHGIRDAIDYLRAHGRAGNEIRGHRDGFSTSCPGKPLYDWVKDGAPRPGGGAGPGTPGGQTPKPPAKPPSTGKQSAWPGRYLAYKPDALMSGADVAQWQRMLRKRGYTIDVDGKFGKMTRAATIVLQRAAGEVPDGIVGPNTWRAGF; translated from the coding sequence ATGGCCATCGACCTGATCACCCGCAACGAGTGGAACGCCCGCCGCCCCAAGGGCGCTTACACCCCGATCAACTCCACCCGAGGCGCCAAGGTCCACTACACCGGCGGCGTCGTCCCCGCCTCGATCGTCCACGACCACGCCATCTGCGTGCGGCTCGTCCAGGGATTTCAGAACCACCACATGGACGGCAACGGCTGGATGGACCTCGCCTACAGCATGGCCGCCTGCCCGCACCGCAAGGTGTTCGAAGGACGCGGCCCCCACAAACTGACCGCAGCCAACGGCGCCGGACTCAACAGCCAGCACTACAGTGTGCTCGCCCTCGTCGGCTCCTCCGGCTTCACCCAGCCCAACCCCGGCCTCCTGCACGGTATCCGCGACGCCATCGACTACCTGCGTGCCCACGGCCGCGCAGGCAACGAGATCCGCGGCCACCGCGACGGCTTCTCCACCAGCTGCCCCGGAAAGCCCCTCTACGACTGGGTGAAGGACGGCGCACCCCGCCCAGGAGGCGGTGCCGGCCCCGGCACGCCGGGCGGCCAGACACCGAAACCACCCGCCAAGCCGCCGTCCACGGGAAAGCAGTCCGCGTGGCCAGGCCGGTACCTGGCCTACAAGCCCGACGCGCTCATGAGCGGCGCTGACGTCGCCCAGTGGCAGCGCATGCTGCGCAAGCGCGGCTACACGATCGACGTCGACGGCAAGTTCGGCAAGATGACGCGCGCCGCGACCATCGTCCTTCAGCGTGCCGCGGGTGAGGTCCCGGACGGGATCGTCGGCCCGAACACCTGGCGCGCTGGCTTCTAA